One window of the Chryseobacterium sp. CY350 genome contains the following:
- a CDS encoding helix-turn-helix domain-containing protein, which yields MEKKVTRAISSFNKELKLQGFKAFQIEGDGAETRTYSRKEFYKICLTTGESKIHYSDKTFEQEGTILFFGNPHIPYSWETISTAYVGYTILFSEDFFKNSERSESLQHSSFFKIGGTPVLQITEEQRSFLNTIFQKMITEQESDYIFKDELIRNYISLIIHESLKMEPSQNYEQSKNASSRLTSVFLELLERQFPVETTANPLQLRTAKHYAQYLNVHVNYLNRTVKEVTGKSTTTHITERIITEAKALLQHTEWSISEIAYALGFEYPTYFNNFFKKFTGTTPTSYRISEV from the coding sequence ATGGAAAAGAAGGTAACCAGAGCAATATCGAGTTTCAACAAAGAATTAAAACTTCAAGGTTTCAAAGCATTCCAAATTGAAGGAGATGGTGCTGAAACCAGAACGTACAGCCGCAAAGAATTTTATAAAATCTGCCTTACGACGGGAGAAAGTAAAATTCATTATTCGGATAAAACCTTTGAGCAGGAAGGAACTATTTTATTCTTCGGAAATCCTCATATTCCGTATTCCTGGGAAACAATTTCTACGGCATACGTAGGTTACACAATTCTCTTTTCAGAGGATTTTTTCAAAAATTCTGAACGTTCTGAAAGTCTGCAACATTCGTCTTTCTTTAAAATTGGGGGTACGCCTGTTTTACAAATTACCGAAGAGCAGAGATCATTTTTAAATACTATTTTTCAGAAAATGATTACTGAGCAGGAAAGCGATTATATCTTTAAAGATGAATTGATTCGAAATTACATAAGTCTGATTATCCATGAATCTCTCAAGATGGAACCGTCTCAGAACTATGAGCAGAGCAAAAATGCATCTTCCAGACTAACATCTGTTTTTTTAGAACTATTAGAAAGACAATTTCCTGTAGAAACTACCGCAAATCCGCTTCAGTTGAGAACTGCTAAACACTATGCACAATATCTGAATGTACATGTAAATTATTTAAACCGCACCGTAAAAGAAGTAACCGGAAAATCTACTACGACACACATTACCGAAAGAATCATCACCGAGGCTAAAGCACTTTTACAACATACAGAATGGAGTATTTCTGAAATCGCCTATGCCTTAGGATTTGAGTATCCAACTTATTTTAATAATTTTTTCAAAAAATTTACGGGAACTACTCCTACTTCATATCGCATATCTGAAGTTTGA
- a CDS encoding DapH/DapD/GlmU-related protein has protein sequence MSESNNNSALSSVQKDVFERLRDGETIAPGDPESYKMMEASFATKKLSVQMNNASEPEEIRSFLSKITETEIDETVTVFTPLHINYGKHTKIGKNVFINFDCVFLDLGGITIEDNVLIAPKVSLLSEGHPTSGTHRHSLIPKPIHIKKNAWIGANSTILQGVTIGENAIVAAGSIVSNDVPDNKIVGGIPAKILKNINP, from the coding sequence ATGTCAGAATCTAATAACAATTCAGCTTTATCCTCTGTTCAGAAAGACGTTTTTGAAAGGTTGCGCGACGGCGAAACCATTGCTCCGGGCGATCCAGAATCTTACAAAATGATGGAAGCTTCATTTGCCACAAAAAAACTTTCGGTACAAATGAATAACGCCTCCGAACCTGAAGAAATCCGAAGTTTCCTCAGTAAAATTACAGAAACAGAAATTGATGAAACGGTTACGGTTTTTACTCCTTTACACATCAATTACGGTAAGCATACAAAAATAGGGAAAAATGTCTTCATCAATTTCGACTGTGTATTTTTAGATCTTGGCGGAATCACCATTGAAGACAATGTTTTAATCGCTCCCAAAGTGAGTCTGCTCTCCGAAGGTCATCCTACGTCTGGTACTCACCGACATTCATTAATTCCTAAACCTATTCATATTAAAAAAAATGCATGGATTGGCGCCAACTCCACTATTTTACAAGGCGTTACGATTGGAGAAAATGCAATTGTGGCAGCAGGATCTATTGTTTCTAACGATGTACCTGATAATAAAATTGTAGGTGGAATTCCAGCAAAAATACTTAAAAATATTAATCCTTAA
- a CDS encoding TIGR03643 family protein: protein MKMLLNLQQIDRIIEMAWEDRTPFEAISYQFQISESEVIELMRKELKSSSFRLWRKRVNSGVSSKHLKKRSSEITRFRCSRQKTISLNKISKRIK, encoded by the coding sequence ATGAAGATGTTACTCAATTTGCAACAGATTGACCGTATTATAGAAATGGCCTGGGAAGACCGAACTCCCTTCGAAGCAATCAGTTACCAATTTCAGATTTCTGAAAGTGAAGTTATAGAGCTGATGAGAAAAGAACTTAAATCTTCAAGTTTCAGACTTTGGAGAAAAAGAGTGAATTCTGGTGTTAGCAGCAAACATTTAAAGAAAAGAAGTTCAGAAATCACGAGATTTAGATGCAGCAGACAAAAGACGATTAGTCTTAATAAAATTTCCAAACGCATAAAATAA
- a CDS encoding DUF2256 domain-containing protein, translating to MPSELPSKICPICGFPFNWRKKWKQNWEEVKYCSERCRKNKRNDF from the coding sequence ATGCCGTCGGAATTGCCTTCAAAAATTTGCCCCATTTGTGGTTTTCCATTCAACTGGAGAAAAAAATGGAAACAGAACTGGGAAGAGGTAAAATACTGCAGCGAACGTTGCAGGAAGAATAAACGCAATGACTTTTAA
- a CDS encoding glycoside hydrolase family 97 protein — translation MKKFTVQIFLLFVASTALKAQSLQSPDGKFTMNFNLKNGVPYYNLKYDGATVIEDSKLGFQLFNDTGAIPVIEKPIDAKFNLNNGFTKSGEKRASKNEIWQPILGEKKNYVNHYNELAISLDQNLSDRNIVIKFRLFNDGLGFRYEFPQQKNLNYFTIREEDTEFDLPEDLKVWWIVADYDSQEYPYQTTKISEIPEKWDQAFDKHSSQKLIKGSVQSPIMLKKEGAKPLYINIAEAAVLDYPASNLDVDPENFKFKVHLTPDRQGVKGYIQTSSVTPWRTIVVSPKAEMVLDSKMLFNLNEPTKYSNTSYIKPTKYMGVWWEMIVGKSQWAYGEPKTNIHIGKTDYSKIKPNGKHAANNTKVKEYIDFASENGFDALLVEGWNIGWEDWINHSKEFVFDFVTPNPDFDIKMLNEYAHSKGLKLIMHHETSGSATNYERWADQAFQLMNKYGYNSVKTGYVGDIIPRNEHHNSQWTINHYYRIVEKAHEYKIMFNSHESVRPGGESRTYPNWVSAEAARGTEHEAFLGNNPDHQTILPFTRFIGGSMDYTPGIFQTKLDYYFPGDKRFVKTTLAKQLALYVVMYMPVQMAADLPENYKKHMDAFQFIKDVSADWDDTKILSAEPGDYIVTARKTKGQETWFVGGITDENKRDYTVDFSFLDKGKRYEATIYEDGKNADYIENPQSYSIYKKIINSKSKINFKMARSGGFAISLKPVK, via the coding sequence ATGAAAAAGTTTACAGTTCAGATATTTCTTCTTTTTGTAGCTTCAACGGCATTAAAAGCTCAGTCTTTACAGTCTCCTGACGGAAAATTCACAATGAACTTCAATTTAAAGAATGGCGTTCCATACTATAATTTGAAATATGATGGAGCGACAGTTATTGAAGATTCTAAATTGGGATTTCAATTATTCAATGACACGGGAGCGATACCTGTGATTGAGAAACCGATTGACGCAAAATTTAATTTAAATAACGGCTTTACCAAATCTGGAGAAAAAAGAGCGTCAAAAAATGAAATCTGGCAGCCTATTTTAGGCGAAAAAAAGAATTATGTCAACCATTATAATGAGTTGGCAATTTCATTAGATCAAAATCTCAGCGATCGAAATATTGTCATTAAATTCAGATTATTCAACGATGGCCTCGGTTTCAGATATGAATTCCCTCAACAAAAAAATCTCAACTATTTTACAATTCGTGAAGAAGATACAGAATTTGATCTGCCGGAAGATCTGAAAGTCTGGTGGATTGTAGCGGATTACGATTCTCAGGAATATCCTTATCAGACCACAAAAATTTCTGAAATTCCCGAAAAATGGGATCAGGCTTTTGACAAACATTCTTCACAAAAACTCATTAAAGGTTCTGTGCAGTCTCCGATCATGTTAAAAAAAGAAGGGGCAAAACCTTTATATATCAATATTGCTGAAGCTGCAGTACTCGATTATCCTGCTTCAAATCTTGATGTTGATCCTGAAAATTTTAAATTTAAAGTTCATCTTACGCCAGACAGACAGGGTGTAAAAGGCTATATTCAAACTTCTTCAGTCACACCCTGGAGAACAATTGTTGTATCGCCAAAAGCCGAAATGGTATTAGATTCAAAAATGCTGTTCAACCTCAATGAGCCAACCAAGTATTCTAACACTTCTTACATTAAGCCAACAAAATACATGGGCGTCTGGTGGGAAATGATCGTTGGAAAATCACAGTGGGCGTACGGAGAACCGAAAACGAATATTCACATCGGAAAAACAGATTATTCTAAAATAAAACCAAACGGAAAACATGCAGCCAACAATACGAAGGTAAAAGAGTATATCGATTTCGCCTCCGAAAATGGTTTTGACGCGCTGCTGGTTGAGGGATGGAATATTGGTTGGGAAGACTGGATTAATCACTCCAAAGAATTCGTCTTCGATTTTGTAACACCAAATCCTGACTTTGATATAAAAATGCTTAACGAATATGCACATTCGAAAGGTCTCAAACTTATCATGCATCATGAAACTTCAGGTTCAGCTACAAATTATGAAAGATGGGCAGACCAAGCTTTTCAGCTGATGAATAAATATGGCTATAACTCTGTAAAGACAGGCTACGTAGGAGATATTATTCCTAGAAATGAACATCATAATTCGCAGTGGACAATCAATCATTACTACAGAATAGTTGAAAAAGCGCACGAATATAAAATAATGTTTAACTCCCACGAATCTGTACGTCCGGGAGGTGAAAGCCGTACTTATCCCAACTGGGTTTCTGCGGAAGCCGCAAGAGGAACAGAGCATGAAGCATTTTTGGGGAATAATCCTGATCATCAGACGATTTTACCCTTTACAAGATTTATTGGTGGTTCGATGGATTACACACCCGGAATTTTTCAGACTAAACTTGATTATTATTTTCCCGGAGACAAACGTTTTGTGAAAACCACTCTTGCCAAACAGCTTGCGCTTTATGTGGTGATGTATATGCCCGTACAAATGGCCGCAGACCTTCCTGAAAATTATAAAAAACATATGGATGCTTTTCAGTTTATAAAAGATGTTTCTGCAGATTGGGATGATACAAAAATTTTATCTGCCGAACCTGGCGATTATATTGTAACGGCAAGAAAAACGAAAGGTCAAGAAACCTGGTTTGTAGGAGGAATTACCGATGAAAATAAACGTGATTATACCGTAGACTTTTCTTTTTTAGATAAGGGAAAGCGATACGAAGCTACAATATATGAGGATGGAAAAAATGCAGATTACATAGAAAATCCACAAAGCTACTCTATTTATAAAAAAATAATCAACAGCAAATCTAAAATCAATTTTAAAATGGCTCGAAGTGGAGGTTTTGCAATAAGTCTTAAACCTGTAAAATGA
- a CDS encoding cyclophilin-like fold protein, which produces MQKFFILIAYLPVFSFSIIASSIKNVETFIQNNKGNYLKQSTSKMEITIGTAVFTGTLYNNSSSEVLKAMFPLTIKMTELNENEKYFDLAENLPTSSTAHLPIKSGDLMLYGNNTLVLFYKNFTTSYSYTKLGKIDNPAGLSYALGRGNVTVKFEIN; this is translated from the coding sequence ATGCAAAAATTTTTTATTTTGATTGCTTACCTCCCTGTATTTTCATTCTCTATTATCGCAAGCAGCATCAAAAACGTGGAGACATTTATACAAAACAACAAGGGTAATTATCTAAAACAATCAACATCAAAAATGGAAATAACAATCGGAACTGCAGTTTTTACAGGAACATTATATAACAACTCAAGCAGCGAAGTTCTTAAAGCAATGTTTCCGCTTACCATTAAGATGACAGAACTCAATGAGAATGAGAAGTATTTTGATCTGGCGGAAAATCTCCCAACCAGTTCGACAGCACACTTACCGATAAAGTCAGGTGATTTAATGTTGTACGGAAACAATACACTCGTGCTTTTTTATAAGAATTTTACAACGTCATACAGCTATACAAAATTGGGAAAGATTGATAACCCGGCCGGACTTTCTTACGCTCTCGGCAGAGGAAATGTGACGGTAAAATTTGAAATTAATTAA
- a CDS encoding cupin domain-containing protein, with product MKNILKSFALLIISQAILSCSNKNQKTMNEEKNGLDQIFPKGEKGSGDTFTGNAYNVGLVDADNIYTTAVGNVYFEPGARSNWHSHPAGQILMITDGIGYHQIEGQPMEIIKKGSVIKCPPNVRHWHGASADVGLQQLYIVPNTEKGIVNWDEAVTDEVYNLAK from the coding sequence ATGAAAAATATATTGAAATCTTTTGCATTATTGATAATTTCACAAGCCATTCTATCGTGCAGCAATAAAAATCAGAAAACAATGAACGAAGAAAAAAACGGATTAGACCAAATTTTTCCCAAGGGAGAAAAAGGATCAGGTGACACATTTACCGGAAACGCATATAATGTTGGCTTAGTCGATGCAGACAATATTTATACAACTGCCGTTGGAAACGTATATTTTGAACCCGGAGCAAGAAGCAACTGGCATAGCCATCCTGCCGGTCAGATCTTAATGATTACCGACGGAATTGGCTATCACCAAATTGAAGGACAGCCAATGGAAATCATCAAAAAAGGAAGCGTTATCAAATGTCCGCCAAACGTTCGACATTGGCATGGAGCAAGTGCAGATGTAGGTTTACAGCAATTATACATCGTACCAAACACCGAAAAAGGAATTGTAAATTGGGATGAAGCAGTCACCGACGAGGTGTATAACCTGGCAAAATGA
- a CDS encoding ferritin-like domain-containing protein, with the protein MDNSKTVSTLNDLLNITNDRIQGFSKVEDKVWETYSPLKNDYDQMVMESQKMKSDLISLITERGGTPDDTSTTAGALHRTWIDVKNSFGGDNTESTLENVVFGERAAIDAYQEALQSGDLCPQSTVVVADQLQNLKSSYAKFETLERTRD; encoded by the coding sequence ATGGACAACAGTAAAACAGTATCAACACTTAATGATTTACTAAACATTACAAACGACAGAATTCAGGGATTCAGCAAAGTGGAAGATAAAGTTTGGGAAACTTATTCTCCATTGAAAAACGACTATGATCAAATGGTTATGGAATCTCAAAAAATGAAGTCAGACCTTATCAGTTTAATCACAGAGCGCGGTGGCACGCCGGACGATACATCTACAACTGCAGGTGCTTTGCACAGAACGTGGATTGACGTTAAAAATTCTTTTGGTGGAGATAACACCGAATCTACATTAGAAAATGTAGTTTTTGGCGAAAGAGCAGCGATTGATGCTTATCAGGAAGCTTTACAAAGCGGAGATCTATGTCCACAAAGTACCGTTGTGGTAGCAGACCAGTTGCAAAATCTGAAATCTTCTTATGCTAAATTTGAAACTCTTGAAAGAACAAGAGATTAA
- a CDS encoding SDR family NAD(P)-dependent oxidoreductase — translation MKNIVIIGCGQGIGLEAAKILADNNNIIGISRTENEIVNSLGIEFHKFDISSDELSSITFPDHIDGLVYAPGSINLKPFNRLTTEDFRNDFEINVIGAVKAIQHFLPFLKKSGNSSVVLFSSVAAKLGMPFHASISASKSAVEGLTKSLAAELSSHKIRVNAIAPSLTDTHLASQLLSTPEKRDSSARRHPLQRIGSAVEMAEMAEFLLSDKASWITGQIIGIDGGMGSTKL, via the coding sequence ATGAAAAACATTGTAATAATTGGTTGCGGACAAGGTATTGGACTGGAAGCCGCAAAAATTTTGGCAGATAACAACAATATTATAGGAATTTCGCGTACTGAAAATGAGATCGTAAACAGCCTTGGGATAGAATTTCACAAGTTTGATATCAGCAGTGATGAACTTAGCAGTATTACTTTTCCGGATCATATTGACGGTTTGGTATACGCACCGGGAAGCATTAATCTAAAGCCCTTTAATCGACTGACGACGGAAGATTTTAGAAATGATTTTGAAATTAATGTGATTGGTGCTGTAAAAGCGATTCAGCACTTTTTGCCCTTTTTAAAAAAATCAGGAAATTCTTCAGTCGTTCTTTTCAGTTCGGTGGCAGCAAAATTAGGCATGCCTTTTCACGCTTCAATTTCTGCAAGCAAGAGTGCGGTTGAAGGTTTAACGAAGAGTTTGGCCGCAGAATTATCGTCACATAAAATTCGTGTAAATGCAATTGCGCCTTCTCTTACAGACACTCATTTGGCATCACAATTATTGTCAACTCCAGAAAAACGAGATTCATCAGCGAGAAGACATCCGCTACAAAGAATTGGAAGCGCAGTCGAGATGGCAGAAATGGCGGAATTTTTATTATCTGATAAAGCATCGTGGATTACCGGGCAAATTATCGGAATCGACGGCGGAATGGGAAGCACCAAGCTTTAA
- a CDS encoding glycosyltransferase family protein produces MELTYDFQKNILNPAQQIEDIEVVYKKNKKYSGPLLNVTEDPFKIIISDDEKKEDSVHTIDFDAALQITVKYSDDSFKVYQDIID; encoded by the coding sequence ATGGAATTGACCTACGATTTTCAAAAAAACATTTTGAATCCTGCACAACAAATTGAAGATATTGAAGTAGTTTACAAAAAAAATAAAAAATACAGCGGGCCTTTATTAAACGTAACCGAAGACCCATTTAAAATTATCATTTCAGATGATGAAAAAAAAGAAGATTCTGTGCATACAATTGATTTTGATGCTGCATTACAAATCACAGTGAAGTACAGTGATGATTCTTTTAAGGTTTATCAGGATATAATCGACTAA
- a CDS encoding DUF4385 domain-containing protein, producing MKDQKPSYLNFNKDDYFWKADVDYRLHPEKYRVGKGEQGVLTCEPYKTEIGKFWRFKSKEIAEESSAAIYSLFKKYLLENDFVGADMARKYLQMGFTRARRYYNYKGGKKYDAENNHQQLERGTGDPEKAESAAIFYEKWKKAEADPEYSKMKKNWKKEKG from the coding sequence ATGAAAGATCAAAAGCCGAGTTATTTAAATTTTAATAAAGATGATTATTTCTGGAAAGCTGATGTAGATTACAGGCTTCATCCTGAAAAATACCGCGTAGGAAAAGGTGAACAAGGTGTTTTAACCTGTGAACCTTACAAAACCGAAATCGGAAAATTCTGGCGTTTCAAGAGCAAAGAAATTGCAGAAGAAAGTTCTGCAGCGATCTATAGTTTATTTAAAAAGTATTTACTTGAAAATGATTTTGTGGGTGCAGATATGGCAAGAAAATATCTTCAGATGGGTTTTACGCGTGCACGTAGATATTATAATTACAAAGGCGGAAAAAAATATGACGCCGAAAACAATCATCAACAGTTGGAAAGAGGTACAGGCGATCCTGAAAAAGCAGAATCAGCCGCAATTTTCTATGAAAAGTGGAAAAAAGCTGAGGCTGATCCTGAATATTCTAAAATGAAAAAAAATTGGAAAAAAGAAAAAGGGTGA
- a CDS encoding NAD(P)-dependent alcohol dehydrogenase codes for MSEQNNNSRRRFIQQTAIAGAGLALAGPLNLLAQNNKSAMSKNIKSKGYAGKDVKGKMLPWNFERRAVGDHDVLIEIKYSGICHSDIHTIKGHWGEQKYPQVPGHEIAGIVTAVGKEVTKFKVGDHAGVGCMVNSCMKCDSCKSGEEHHCETTGMVGTYGAPEATSPTGITQGGYSNNIVVTEHFAIKIPKNIELKYAAPLLCAGITTYSPLMKANFKKGDKIGVIGIGGLGHIAVKLAVSKGAEVYAFTSSPSKQNDIRGFGAAQVIVVKSAEDLKPYKGKLDFMISTVPYAYDMSPYIDCVKKYGYFTQVGQPINGELTINNFNMIFNRVNFNGSLIGGIPETQEVINYCADNKIYPQIEVIKASEINEAWEKVVNKEARYRYVIDASTF; via the coding sequence ATGTCAGAACAAAATAACAATTCACGAAGAAGATTCATTCAGCAGACCGCTATTGCTGGGGCTGGTTTGGCACTTGCGGGACCGCTGAATCTTTTAGCACAAAACAACAAATCAGCGATGAGTAAAAACATTAAATCAAAAGGATACGCCGGAAAAGATGTAAAAGGAAAAATGCTCCCATGGAATTTTGAAAGAAGAGCCGTTGGTGACCATGATGTTTTAATTGAAATAAAATATTCCGGCATTTGTCATTCGGACATTCATACCATCAAAGGACATTGGGGAGAGCAGAAATATCCTCAGGTTCCGGGACACGAAATTGCCGGAATCGTAACTGCTGTCGGAAAAGAGGTAACTAAATTCAAAGTAGGCGATCATGCCGGTGTAGGCTGTATGGTAAACAGCTGTATGAAATGTGACAGCTGTAAAAGCGGCGAAGAGCATCATTGTGAAACAACCGGAATGGTGGGAACATACGGAGCTCCGGAAGCCACCTCTCCTACAGGTATCACGCAAGGTGGTTATTCTAATAATATCGTGGTAACAGAACATTTCGCCATTAAGATTCCAAAAAATATTGAGCTAAAATATGCCGCACCACTTCTCTGCGCAGGAATTACGACCTACTCACCGCTCATGAAAGCGAATTTTAAAAAAGGCGACAAGATTGGCGTGATCGGCATCGGAGGTTTAGGACATATCGCCGTAAAGTTAGCAGTCTCGAAAGGAGCAGAAGTTTATGCTTTTACGTCATCACCTTCAAAGCAAAATGATATTAGAGGATTTGGTGCTGCGCAGGTTATCGTGGTAAAATCAGCAGAAGATCTAAAACCATACAAGGGCAAATTAGACTTTATGATATCTACCGTTCCTTATGCGTATGATATGTCACCATATATTGACTGTGTAAAAAAGTACGGTTATTTTACGCAAGTCGGTCAGCCGATTAATGGCGAACTGACTATCAACAATTTTAATATGATTTTCAACCGAGTGAATTTTAATGGTTCTTTGATTGGCGGAATTCCCGAAACACAGGAGGTTATAAATTATTGTGCTGATAATAAAATCTATCCGCAGATAGAAGTCATTAAAGCATCCGAAATTAACGAGGCCTGGGAAAAAGTTGTGAATAAAGAAGCCCGATATCGATATGTTATTGACGCCTCTACTTTTTAG
- a CDS encoding MarR family winged helix-turn-helix transcriptional regulator, translating into MNTNFIIDLLHEVKSYEDSKFYKPNGKVEDFRVWLNEKKYAEESPTKLFKNEDHTVSFTENDICKQIILLSRYSKLLIRKGLGEFPDLANEEFTYLYRLKDESSLTKTHLIEKNAHEKQTGTQIIKRLIEAGFVQEKGDEEDRRIKRLSLTEKGEEIFHHSVEKVNKTSKVLTGKLDVKEKKDLLSILKKLNEFHAHLHAESRNVSIEKMQELI; encoded by the coding sequence ATGAATACCAACTTTATCATCGATCTTCTTCATGAAGTTAAAAGCTATGAAGATTCTAAATTCTACAAGCCTAACGGTAAAGTTGAGGATTTTAGAGTTTGGCTGAATGAAAAAAAATATGCTGAAGAAAGCCCTACAAAACTTTTCAAAAATGAAGATCATACGGTCTCATTTACTGAAAATGATATCTGCAAACAGATAATTCTGCTGAGTAGATATTCGAAATTACTTATTAGAAAGGGTTTGGGAGAATTTCCTGATCTTGCGAATGAAGAATTTACCTATTTGTACAGGCTGAAAGATGAATCGTCGCTGACTAAAACTCATTTGATCGAAAAAAATGCTCATGAAAAACAAACCGGAACACAAATTATTAAAAGACTGATAGAAGCAGGTTTTGTACAAGAGAAGGGAGATGAAGAAGACCGACGTATCAAGCGCCTTAGCCTAACAGAAAAAGGTGAAGAGATTTTCCATCATTCTGTAGAAAAAGTAAATAAAACATCAAAAGTTCTTACAGGAAAATTAGATGTAAAAGAGAAAAAGGATCTTCTGTCAATTCTAAAAAAGCTGAATGAATTTCATGCTCATTTACACGCAGAATCCCGAAATGTGAGCATTGAAAAAATGCAGGAATTGATATGA